In the genome of Clostridia bacterium, one region contains:
- the efp gene encoding elongation factor P, producing MIVAGDFRNGVTFELDGQIFQIVEFQHVKPGKGAAFVRTRLKNIITGATVERTFNPTDKMPKAHIERKDMQYLYNDGDLYYFMDVETYEQLPINASQIGDTLKFVKENMVCKILSHKGNVFGIEPPTFVELEITETEPGFKGDTATGATKPATLETGAVVKVPLFVNQGDVVRIDTRTGEYMERV from the coding sequence ATGATAGTAGCTGGAGATTTTAGAAACGGTGTTACCTTTGAGTTGGACGGGCAGATATTCCAGATAGTTGAATTCCAGCATGTTAAGCCTGGAAAGGGAGCTGCATTTGTTAGAACAAGATTAAAGAATATAATTACCGGCGCAACAGTTGAAAGAACTTTTAATCCTACTGACAAAATGCCGAAGGCTCATATTGAAAGAAAAGACATGCAATACCTTTATAATGACGGGGATTTGTATTATTTCATGGATGTTGAGACATACGAGCAGTTACCGATAAACGCCAGTCAAATAGGTGATACACTTAAGTTCGTTAAGGAAAATATGGTATGTAAGATACTATCTCATAAAGGAAATGTTTTCGGTATAGAGCCTCCAACTTTCGTTGAGCTGGAAATAACCGAAACGGAACCAGGCTTTAAAGGCGATACGGCAACAGGTGCTACAAAACCTGCAACCTTAGAAACAGGTGCGGTTGTAAAAGTTCCATTATTTGTAAATCAGGGCGATGTTGTCAGAATAGATACGAGAACCGGAGAATATATGGAAAGAGTTTAA
- a CDS encoding TIM barrel protein encodes MIRFGPSGNSESFYEQGNKSSVQMPAWLKEMGLSAYEYQCSRGFNIKESTARMIGKQAEIYDIFVSIHAPYYINMASSEEDKRENSIFYILETMKVARWMGAKRIVVHTGACSKVCRDLALGTAMEVLKKAIQKVDEMGYSDIAICPEVLGKINQLGSLDEILEMCKIDERLIPTIDFGHLHARGMGCLNTVGDFEKVIDKIEGALGYDRLKKIHSHFSRIEFTDGGEKKHWTISDVQYGPDFEPLAEVLYRKNMEPVIICESRSNMAEDALKLKKIYEKIEKGDK; translated from the coding sequence ATGATAAGGTTTGGACCGTCAGGCAATTCGGAAAGTTTTTATGAACAGGGAAATAAATCATCCGTGCAAATGCCCGCATGGTTGAAGGAAATGGGACTAAGTGCATATGAATACCAGTGCAGCAGAGGGTTCAATATTAAAGAATCAACTGCAAGGATGATAGGAAAACAAGCTGAAATCTACGATATTTTTGTCAGCATACATGCACCATATTACATAAATATGGCCAGCTCCGAGGAGGATAAAAGGGAAAATTCTATATTCTATATACTAGAGACAATGAAAGTTGCCAGATGGATGGGTGCAAAGAGAATAGTTGTCCATACGGGAGCCTGCAGTAAAGTTTGCAGGGATTTAGCTCTCGGAACTGCTATGGAAGTCCTGAAAAAAGCAATACAAAAAGTGGATGAAATGGGGTATTCGGATATAGCTATTTGTCCAGAAGTATTGGGGAAAATAAATCAACTCGGATCTCTTGATGAGATTCTGGAAATGTGTAAAATAGACGAGAGGCTTATCCCCACAATTGACTTCGGACATCTTCATGCCAGAGGAATGGGATGCCTCAACACAGTAGGTGATTTTGAAAAAGTAATTGATAAGATAGAAGGAGCTTTAGGATACGACAGACTGAAAAAAATTCACAGTCATTTCAGTAGAATAGAGTTTACTGACGGTGGAGAAAAAAAGCACTGGACTATTTCTGACGTGCAGTACGGTCCTGACTTTGAGCCATTGGCAGAAGTTCTATACAGAAAGAATATGGAGCCGGTAATTATTTGTGAGTCAAGGAGTAATATGGCAGAAGATGCCCTAAAATTAAAAAAGATATATGAAAAGATTGAAAAGGGGGATAAATGA
- a CDS encoding late competence development ComFB family protein, producing MPQIKNYMEEIVFNLMREVLTDINMCTCEKCILDIAAIALNDLPPKYIVSEKGELYSKIDSLRQQFEVDVISAITKAAVMVKRKPRHE from the coding sequence ATGCCGCAGATCAAAAATTATATGGAAGAAATCGTATTTAACCTAATGAGGGAAGTGCTTACAGACATCAATATGTGTACTTGTGAGAAGTGCATACTTGATATTGCTGCTATTGCATTGAATGATTTACCGCCCAAGTACATAGTAAGTGAAAAAGGTGAATTGTATTCCAAGATTGATTCTCTCAGGCAGCAATTTGAAGTGGATGTTATTTCGGCAATAACTAAAGCAGCTGTAATGGTAAAAAGGAAACCAAGACATGAATAG
- a CDS encoding shikimate dehydrogenase, translating to MIVDKRVSGKTRIMGVLGNPVEHSISPQLHNTLSTRLGIDTVYVPFRVEKADLDNAVKGLKALNVLGFNVTIPYKKDIMKFIDDNTKEALLMGAVNTVKNIDGRLYGYNTDAEGFSRSFKEESGATFKGKNILIIGAGGVSRAIAVKTAIEGAKHISLVNRTISKALDIAGIIENNYETGIRCLDSEDKKYKDAFSEADIVINTTSVGMYPEIEGCPVDKKINFMSHQIIYDVIYNPAKSKLLKKAEKSGCKAMNGLGMLFYQGIYAYEIWTGIKLSEDIIKEIYKSFVNILKN from the coding sequence ATGATAGTAGATAAAAGAGTATCAGGTAAGACACGGATTATGGGCGTATTAGGTAATCCGGTTGAGCATTCCATATCACCTCAGCTTCATAACACGCTCAGTACAAGACTGGGAATTGATACGGTATATGTTCCTTTCAGAGTGGAAAAAGCTGACCTTGATAATGCAGTAAAAGGCTTAAAAGCATTAAATGTTTTGGGCTTTAATGTTACTATCCCATATAAAAAGGATATTATGAAATTCATAGATGATAACACGAAGGAGGCCCTGTTAATGGGAGCTGTAAATACCGTGAAAAACATTGATGGAAGGCTATATGGGTATAATACGGATGCAGAGGGTTTTTCAAGGTCTTTTAAAGAGGAGTCGGGAGCCACTTTCAAAGGTAAAAATATCCTTATCATAGGTGCAGGTGGTGTTTCAAGGGCTATTGCAGTGAAGACTGCCATTGAGGGTGCAAAACATATCTCTTTAGTGAACAGGACAATTTCCAAAGCATTGGATATTGCCGGAATAATAGAGAATAATTATGAAACAGGTATCAGGTGTTTAGACTCTGAAGACAAAAAATACAAAGATGCATTTAGTGAAGCCGATATAGTTATTAATACCACGTCTGTAGGGATGTATCCGGAAATAGAAGGATGTCCTGTTGATAAGAAAATAAACTTTATGAGTCATCAGATCATATATGATGTCATATATAACCCGGCTAAAAGCAAATTATTAAAAAAAGCTGAAAAGTCAGGCTGTAAGGCTATGAACGGTCTGGGAATGTTGTTTTATCAAGGGATTTATGCCTATGAAATATGGACAGGCATAAAACTCTCAGAGGATATTATTAAGGAAATATACAAATCTTTTGTAAATATTTTAAAAAATTAA
- a CDS encoding aminopeptidase P family protein: MDSIILERIIRLREELMKKDIEAALVCKKENCTYMSGFNGGEAYLIITQDEAVLVTDSRYTEQAATQAILYKIIQFEGSLLVTLDDVLKSRGVSRLGFEENYVTFDDYSSYKAELGISELIPLGGIIENLRIVKDRGEIDIIRKAVEIADNSFSDILNFIKPGVKELELAAELEYSMKRQGAKGSSFEIIVASGERSSMPHGTADERVLRLGDAITIDFGAIYKDYCSDMTRTVFLGQPEDELKKVYSIVLEAQVRAMESAKRGLTGKEIDAVARSIIKEAGYEKNFGHGLGHGVGLEIHEEPRLSPKGNKKMEDGMVVTVEPGIYIPGLGGVRIEDIIVIDGEKPVVLTSSTKEMIII, translated from the coding sequence ATGGACTCAATAATCTTAGAAAGAATAATCAGACTGCGCGAAGAGTTAATGAAAAAGGATATAGAAGCTGCACTTGTATGTAAAAAGGAAAACTGTACATATATGTCCGGTTTTAACGGCGGGGAAGCCTACCTGATAATTACCCAGGATGAAGCTGTTCTGGTAACTGACTCCAGATATACAGAACAGGCTGCCACGCAGGCGATACTCTACAAAATTATCCAATTTGAGGGCAGTTTGCTCGTTACGCTGGATGATGTTCTCAAATCCCGCGGTGTAAGCAGATTGGGTTTTGAGGAAAACTACGTAACATTTGACGATTATTCTTCGTACAAAGCAGAACTTGGTATAAGTGAGTTAATACCACTAGGTGGTATTATTGAAAACTTAAGGATAGTAAAAGACCGGGGCGAAATTGATATTATCAGAAAAGCTGTTGAAATAGCAGATAATTCTTTTTCAGACATACTTAATTTTATAAAGCCGGGAGTAAAAGAGCTTGAACTGGCAGCAGAACTGGAATACAGTATGAAAAGACAGGGTGCTAAGGGATCGTCTTTTGAAATTATTGTAGCATCCGGTGAACGCTCGTCCATGCCCCACGGTACTGCAGATGAGAGGGTGCTCAGGTTGGGCGATGCCATAACTATAGATTTTGGAGCAATATATAAAGATTATTGCTCAGATATGACAAGAACTGTTTTTTTAGGTCAGCCGGAAGATGAACTGAAAAAAGTATACAGTATAGTTTTGGAAGCACAGGTCAGGGCTATGGAAAGTGCAAAGAGAGGTTTGACTGGAAAGGAAATAGATGCAGTTGCCAGAAGTATAATAAAGGAAGCCGGTTATGAGAAAAATTTCGGACACGGGCTGGGACATGGTGTAGGACTTGAAATTCACGAAGAACCGAGATTGTCTCCCAAAGGGAATAAAAAAATGGAGGACGGAATGGTTGTTACTGTAGAGCCTGGTATATATATTCCAGGTCTTGGCGGTGTAAGGATAGAGGATATAATTGTGATAGACGGTGAAAAACCTGTTGTATTGACCAGTTCTACAAAGGAAATGATAATTATATAA
- a CDS encoding pyridoxal phosphate-dependent aminotransferase: protein MISQKISTNVKNGSMIRAMFEEGEKLRKIYGADKVFDFSLGNPDPEPPQSVKDTMKRLLDIQGIHKYMPNAGYNDVREKLAEQITKETDVTLPFENIIMTCGAAGGLNVVLKTLLNPDEEVIVFAPYFVEYGFYIDNHGGKTVVCQTDESNFEPNPEKLSQSITPNTKAIIINTPNNPTGVVYSEKILKQLSQVLAEKEKEYGTTIYVLSDEPYTKLVYDGIKIPSVLKIFKNSIIVNSYSKSLALPGERIGYIAVNPAAEDIKELIGGLIFCNRTLGYVNAPALFQKVVGETVGESIDIAVYQERRDVLYNHLTSIGFECVKPEGAFYLFPKALIPDDIEFKNRALKHNILIVPGSNFGRPGYFRLAYCVSLDQIKNSLPAFEALAKEFK from the coding sequence ATGATTTCTCAAAAAATAAGCACTAATGTGAAGAACGGATCAATGATCAGAGCAATGTTTGAAGAAGGAGAAAAACTCCGTAAAATATATGGAGCCGATAAAGTATTTGATTTCTCACTTGGCAATCCGGATCCTGAACCTCCCCAGTCTGTAAAGGATACCATGAAAAGACTTCTTGACATACAAGGCATACATAAATATATGCCTAATGCCGGCTATAATGATGTAAGAGAAAAACTGGCTGAGCAGATAACAAAAGAAACTGATGTAACTCTACCTTTCGAAAATATTATCATGACATGCGGAGCTGCTGGAGGCTTGAACGTCGTTTTAAAAACCCTCCTCAATCCAGATGAAGAAGTAATTGTGTTTGCACCATACTTTGTAGAATATGGTTTTTACATAGATAATCATGGTGGTAAAACCGTAGTATGCCAGACTGATGAAAGTAATTTTGAACCTAACCCCGAAAAGTTAAGTCAAAGTATTACACCAAACACTAAAGCAATAATCATTAATACTCCAAACAACCCTACAGGAGTAGTTTATAGCGAAAAAATATTAAAACAGTTGTCACAGGTACTCGCTGAAAAAGAGAAGGAATATGGTACTACAATATACGTGTTATCTGATGAACCCTATACCAAGCTTGTGTATGATGGAATTAAGATACCCAGTGTGCTGAAAATATTCAAAAATTCTATTATAGTGAATTCATACAGCAAGTCCTTGGCTTTACCCGGAGAGAGAATCGGATATATTGCAGTGAATCCTGCCGCAGAAGATATCAAAGAACTTATAGGAGGACTCATATTTTGTAACCGCACTCTTGGATACGTAAACGCTCCGGCTCTATTTCAAAAAGTAGTCGGCGAAACTGTCGGTGAATCGATAGATATAGCCGTATATCAGGAAAGACGCGATGTACTCTATAATCACTTGACCAGTATAGGATTTGAATGTGTTAAACCTGAGGGAGCGTTTTATCTGTTTCCCAAAGCTTTAATACCTGATGATATTGAATTTAAAAACCGCGCTCTCAAGCATAATATACTGATTGTACCAGGCAGCAATTTTGGTCGCCCGGGTTACTTCAGACTGGCTTACTGCGTAAGCCTGGATCAGATAAAAAACTCACTACCGGCTTTTGAGGCCTTGGCAAAAGAGTTTAAGTAA
- the aroQ gene encoding type II 3-dehydroquinate dehydratase — MKRILIINGPNLNLLGTREKGVYGVETLEEIARRVMAEAIKLNVEVDFVQSNHEGEIIDKIHDAREKYDVLIINPGAYTHYSIAIRDAVKAVEIPTIEVHLSNIHSREEFRSKSVIAPVCKGQISGFGGNSYLVALNAAVLL; from the coding sequence ATGAAGAGGATTTTAATTATAAACGGTCCGAATTTGAATTTGTTAGGTACGAGAGAAAAAGGTGTATATGGTGTAGAAACTTTGGAGGAAATAGCCAGGAGAGTGATGGCAGAAGCAATAAAACTGAATGTTGAAGTGGATTTTGTGCAATCAAACCACGAGGGTGAAATTATAGATAAAATCCATGATGCAAGAGAAAAATATGATGTCCTGATAATTAACCCGGGAGCATATACTCACTACAGCATAGCTATAAGGGATGCTGTAAAAGCTGTAGAAATTCCTACTATTGAAGTGCACCTGTCTAACATACACTCCAGGGAGGAGTTCCGAAGCAAATCTGTTATTGCTCCTGTATGTAAAGGCCAGATAAGTGGCTTTGGGGGGAACAGCTATCTGGTTGCACTGAATGCAGCCGTATTATTATAA
- a CDS encoding prepilin peptidase codes for MTILSFVVLYFFVFLMGTIFGSFLNVCIYRMPREESIIMPPSHCTGCGSRLKAPDLVPVFSFVFLKGKCRHCGVRISPRYPLIELLTATVFMILFYKYFISVEFIAAAYLMAILIAVFFIDLDHKIIPDQLVVAGLAGALPLTVYNFFKPVQIFGETYWLNRLLGLLPGTGTLFLIAVIGLIIYKTDDAMGMGDVKLFAPIGIFLGWKLCLLTLMLSVVLAGVTSIILILTKIKSRKDTIPFGPFIVIGTFIAIVWGTDIINWYMNSISN; via the coding sequence ATGACGATATTATCTTTCGTAGTTTTATATTTTTTTGTTTTTTTAATGGGAACCATTTTCGGATCTTTTCTGAATGTATGCATCTACCGTATGCCTCGTGAGGAATCGATAATAATGCCGCCTTCTCACTGTACAGGCTGCGGGTCAAGGCTGAAAGCTCCGGATCTTGTTCCAGTATTCAGTTTTGTATTCTTGAAGGGTAAATGCAGGCATTGCGGAGTCCGGATTTCACCCCGGTATCCCCTGATAGAACTTCTTACTGCAACTGTATTTATGATATTATTCTATAAATACTTTATTTCAGTAGAATTTATTGCGGCAGCTTATCTGATGGCAATCCTGATTGCTGTGTTTTTTATTGATCTTGATCATAAAATAATACCTGACCAGCTTGTTGTTGCCGGACTTGCAGGTGCTTTACCACTTACAGTCTACAATTTTTTCAAACCGGTTCAGATATTTGGGGAGACCTATTGGCTAAATCGATTACTGGGGCTTCTGCCTGGGACAGGAACACTTTTTCTTATAGCAGTTATCGGTTTAATAATTTATAAGACTGATGATGCCATGGGTATGGGAGATGTCAAACTTTTTGCGCCAATCGGTATTTTTCTTGGATGGAAGCTTTGTCTGCTTACTCTCATGTTGTCCGTAGTATTAGCCGGGGTAACCAGTATCATACTTATTCTTACAAAGATAAAAAGCAGGAAGGATACAATCCCTTTCGGACCTTTCATAGTTATCGGAACCTTTATAGCCATAGTGTGGGGAACAGATATTATAAACTGGTATATGAATTCAATCAGTAATTAA